The genomic DNA TTTTCTGAGGAGAATCCCCAACCAGTGGTACAAGGTTGGTGTAAGTGTATATAAGCAGGCCCATCAATTTCTGCTGCTTTTTTAACTTTTTTAACATAATCTTCAGGGTATGCGATAGATGCAGTAGCTACATATGGAATTCCATGTGCTGCCATAATCATTGGCATATCTTTTTTAGGTTTGTCTTCTCCAAAACTTGCACTTCCTTTTGGTGAGGTAGTAGTACTTGCTCCATAAGGTGTAGCACCACTTCTTTGAATACCTGTATTCATATATGCTTCATTATCATAACAAATGTAAGTTAAGTTGTGACCTCTTTCCATAGCTCCAGATAATGATTGTAAACCGATATCTACAGTACCTCCGTCTCCTCCGAAAGCAATTACATTAACATCATCTTTTCCTTGAATCCTTAATGCACTTTCTACTCCAGATGCAACTGCTCCAGCATTTTCAAAAGCTACATGCATCCATGGGATTTCCCATGCAGTTTCTGGATAAGGGGAAGTCATTACTTCAAGACAACCAGTAGCTGAAATAGCTACAGTATTTTTTCCTAATGCATTAAGAGCTAATCTAACTCCAATAGAAGCTCCACAACCTGCACATCCTCTGTGTCCTGGTGCTAAATATTCTTTATCAGATATTTCCATTTTTATTCCTCCTTAAGTCCTATCCATGAAACTTCTTTTTCCGGATTTTTGGTTTTTTCATAAACTTCTAAAATTGATTCTGGAGTAATGTCTCTTCCACCTAAACCAATAATAAATCCATATGCTTCTTTGTGGATTTTTGCTTTAATATCGGTGTAAAGAGCTCCACCTATTCCAAAGGTAACATTTTTATCAAGAACTGCTAATTTTGATGCATTTTTAACAGCTTCATCAATAGCTTCAACAGGGAATGGTCTGTATGCTCTAACTTTAAGTAAACCTACTTTTTCGCCTTTGTTTCTTAATTCATCAACCATTACTCTTAAAGTACTGCACATTGAACCCATAGCTACGAAGATAATGTCTGCATCATCTGTTTTGTATGTGTCAATAAGACCATATTCTCTACCAAATATTTCTGCAAATTCTTTGCAAGTTTCTTCAATGACTGGAATTGAATTTTCCATAGCTACTTGCATATCATGTCTTGCTTCAAGATAATAATCTGGATCAGCTAATGTACCTATGGACATTGGTTCATTAGGGTCTAAGAAAGCATGTTTTGGAACATATGGAGGTAAAAATTTATCTACATCTTCTTGTGATGGAATTTCTACAGGTTCTACTGTGTGAGTTAAAATAAATCCATCTAAACATACCATTGATGGAAGTAATACATCGTAGTTTTCGGAAATTTTATATGCCATCAATGTAGTATCTAATGCTTCTTGTGCACTTTCAACATAAATTTGCAACCAACCTGCATCTCTTTGTGCAATAGAGTCTTGTTGGTCATTCCAAATATTTAATGGTGCAGATATTGCCCTGTTTGCATCTGCTAGTACGATTGGAGTTCTCATACCTGCTGCTGCAAATAATATCTCATGCATTAACATTAATCCTTGTGATGATGTTGCAGTAAAGACTCTTACTCCTGCACTACTTGCTCCAACAGATGCACTTATTGCACTGTGTTCAGATTCTACTTTAATGTATTTTGCTTCAATTTTTTCATCAGCAACATATTGTGCAAGATATTCTGAGATTGTTGTTTGAGGTGTAATTGGATAAACAGGAATAACTTGTGGTTTAGCTAATCTTACAGCTTCTGCAACTGCTTTATTTGCTGTCATAACTTCTTTTGTCATTTTTTCACTTCCTATTCTTTAACCATTTCGATTGCATCTGCAGGACATTCATTTGCACAAATTCCGCAGCCTTTGCAGTAATCGTAATTAATGTCATGTTCTTTATTTACACTGGAATCTGGACAGAAAATAATACAGTTATCACAGTCAATACATTTTCTTTTATCTAAAATAGGTTTAAAAGTTCTCCAACTTCCAGTTTTATTATTTTTACTACTTCCAGGTGTTTTTATTACACATCCGATAGCTACCATTCTAATTCACCTTCTCTTTTTTGTTTTATCCCATTTCGTAAGCTTTTTGTGTAGCTTTTGCATTTAATTCTCCAACTTTTCCTGGGAATGTTTCTTTAATTACTTCAATAAGTGATTCAATACTTACGATATTGGTTTTTTTAGCAAAGTATCCTAAAATAATTGTGTTGACAATATTGCGTCCTAATAAATCTAATGCAATTCCGGTTGCATCAATACTGTGGACTGGATGTTCACCAGATCCTTTAAACTCTTCAGCAATATTAATAATTACTTCTGTATTTTCTTTTATTCCTGAAAACACATCTACAACACTCATTAATCCATCATCGAGAACTAATACATAGTCTGGATTATATACTTGGTATCTTATGTCAATTGGTTTGTCGTCAATTCTAGTAAAAGCCATTACTGGTGCTCCTCTACGTTCAACTCCAAAAAAAGGAAAAGATTGAACATATTTACCATCTTTAAAAGCAGCTTTTGCCAAAATTTCAGCAGCAGTTACGGACCCTTGTCCACCACGTCCGTGAAAACGAATTTCAATCATTTATTCTCCTCCATAGTTTATCATGTATAATCATTATAAATTCCAAAATATATAAAGTTTATCATGTATAATCATTATAGATTCATTGATTATTTATATTAATTTCATTATTTTGTAGTTACTTATAATAATTAATAGAAATATAATTATAATTATTATAATTTAGTTGGTGAGTTATGAAAGTTTTAATTATTACTGGGAATTTGGCATATCCTTTAATTAAAAATGTTGTGGCTAATGCAAATGTGGAGGTTATTATTCATGTAGCTGATAAAACACAGGTTGCAGCATTTTTAACTCCTAGAATAATTATTGATGAGATAAAAACTAATTTTGCTGATCAATTGGATAAAATTGATTTAATTTTAGTTCCAGGTTTGATAAAAAAAGGAACTCGCGAAATAACTAAAGAATTGGGAATTCCTACATTTAAAGGATCAACAGATGGTGCAGATTTAGCCATGGTATTAAATCTTTTGGATAAGATTGAATTGTCAGAAGATAAACCTGCAGATAAGCTTATTGAAGAAGAAAAAAGAAATGAAGCTTTAAAATTCATTGAAGATTTTGAAAATGATGAAAATACTATTAAAGAATTATTAAAAAAACCAAATAATATTATGGTTGGAAATCTACCGGTAGGTGAAGATTTTCCAATGAGGGTCTTATCAGAAATAGCTAATGCACCATTTTTATCAAAAGAAGCTTTAATTCATAAATGCCAATATTTTGTTGATTCTGGAGCAGATATGATTGATATTGGTATGGCTGCAGGAGAAGATTTTTCTAATAAAGTTCCAGAATTAATTGATACTTTAAGGCCTATTGTTGGAGATAGACCACTGAGTATAGATACATTAAACACGAAAGAAATAGAAGTAGCTGCTAAACATGGTATTGATTTAGTATTAAGTTTGGATTTAGGAAATAACTCTAAAGTCATTGATGTTTTAAAAGAAACCAATACTCCGGCTGTTTTACTTCCAACTAATTTTTCAAAGGGGTTCACTCCAAAATCTCCTGATGAACGAGTTCAAGCAATGAATCAATTAATTGAAGAAACTGAAGGAATTAATTATGTTGCAGATTTAATTTTAGATCCAGTAAACAGTAGTAGTATAGTTGAATCTATAATGGCTTGTTTTGAATTTCATAAAACAAATAAAGCACCAATGTTTTTTGGTGTAGGTAATGTTACAGAATTGATGGATGCAGATTCTGGAGGAGTTAATGTATTGCTTGCAGGTATTGGTATGGAATTAGGTGTAAGTATATTATTTACTCCTGAAGAAAGTGGAAAAACAAGAGGTAGTGTTTATGAATTGTCTACAGCATCTAAAATGATGTTTTTAGCTAAACATAGACATTCTATTCCAAAAGATTTGGGAATTAATCTGGTTGCATTTAAGGATAAACATAAAAGATTAGATATTATTGAAAATGAAACTGATGGTGTTCCAGAAGTTAAACAAAATGAACCTATGAAATTTGTAAGGGATAAAGCAGGAAGTTTTAAAATTAATGTTGATTATGGAACTACTGTTAAAGCTAGTAGGATTATAGCAACTCATTTTAAAAAGAATAAAGCAGATTTAGTAATTGTTGGAAATTCTGCAAAAGAGATTTACGAAGAAATCATTAATAAAAAACTTGTAACAAGAATGGAACATGCAGCATATTTAGGCAGTGAACTTCAAAAAGCTCAAATAGCTATGATTACAGGAAAAGAATATGTTCAGGATTTTGAGTTATTTAAAAATCCTGATGAATTTAGAAATTAAGTTTGTTGACTAGATACACTTTGTGTGTCTTGACTAGGTTGTTCGCTTTCAGTTTGCGGATTATTTTCTTGAGGATTTTCATTAAATCCGTTATCTTGACTTGAACTACTTGAATCAATAGCATTGGAACTATCGGATGATTCTCCAGAATTATCATTTCCAAAATGAATGTCTGGAATATTTCCAAAAGTAAAAATTCCAGTAGCAACTATAACAATTAAAACTAACATTATAATAATTGCATTTTCTGTTTTCATAATTAAACCTCATTATATATTATTTGCAAAACTTTTAAATAAATTCATCATAATATTTGTAATTATAATATAAAATAAAGAAGGTTTAATTGTGCAAATTGACGATTTATCTGTTAAAAAAATTGACAAAATTCTTTTAAATGAAAATTATGTCCCGGATAATGAAATTTCGACAACATTATATTTATCTTTTTTACTTGGAAAACCAATGCTCATTGAAGGGCCACCAGGTGTTGGAAAAACAGAATTAGCTAAAGTAATAGCTACAGCTTTTGATAGAGATTTCTTTAGAATTCAATGTTATGAAGGAATTACTTTTGAGCAAATTGTTGGGGAATGGAATTATCAAAAACAATTATTGCATTTGGAAGCAGCTAAAAATGATTCTAATAATGAGGAAAAAATATTTCATGAAGATTTTTTTATTAGACGTCCGTTATTAAATGCTTTTTTAAATGAAAAAGATTCTATTTTATTAATTGATGAAATTGATAAGGCAGATGAGGAAGTAGAAAGTTTTCTACTTCAGGCACTTGGTGAACAAGAAATAACTATAAATGATTTGGGAACTTTCCAGTTATCTAATGATTTAATTGTTATTTTAACATCTAATTCTCAAAGATCTTTACTTGATGAAACTAAAGATAGATGTCTGTTCTTATATATTCCTTATCCTTCAGTTGAAAGAGAAATTGAAATTGTCAAATCAAGACTTCCAGAAGCAGATGATCATACAGTTTCAAAAATAGTTAAAATAGTTCATGATATACGTAATCTTAATTTGATGAAAAAACCATCTGTAAGGGGAACTGTAGATTGGGTTAAGTCAGTTTCTAATTTAGGTACTAAAAATTTCAACAAATCTTTGGAAGATAGTATTGGTGTAGCTATTAAAACTGAAAGTGATAAAAAAAGAGTTTTGAAAGATGTAATTCATAAAAAATATTAATTGTAATGATATTATGATTGATAAAGTTGCAGAATTGTCTCATCAGTTAAGGGATGTGGGTTTGCCTGTTAGTATTAGAAGTACTCAGTCAGCTACTCAAATTTATATGGAATTGGGGGAGAATGATAGAAATCTTTTAAAAACAGCTTTGAGGGCAGTTTATGTTAAAGATAAGTATGATATCCCTAAATTCAATAAAATTTTTGAAAATGTCTTTAAAAAAGAAGTTAAAAGAAAAGAAACTTTGGATATTGAAAAAAAAGGAAAAGCTTATGAGGGTAGGGGACCTAAATCTAATAAATATATTATTAAAAGACAGGGTAACATATCTAATAAAATTAAAAAGGAAAAAATTGATAATGAAAAATTAAAACAATTATCTGGCCAACCATTGTTAGATGAAGTTCAAAAACTTGAAAGAGATGGCGAATTATTAAATAAGGATTTAACAAAGCTTAATAAATTTGATCCAAGAATGCTTGAGATTTGTCAAAGATTAGGTAGGAAAATAGCTAATAAACGTTCAAGAAGAAAAATACGAACTAATTCAAATAAAATTGATATTAGACGCACTATAAGAACAAACATGAAATATGGTGGAGTTCCTTTTGAATTAATTAAAGCTAAACCAAGACCTCATAAAAATGAACATTTGTTCCTAAATGATATTAGTGGTTCCTGCGAATGGATTAGTAGTTGGTTTTTCATGTTGATGTTTTCAGCACAAACTGCATTTAAAAATTCCAGAACATTTGAATTTGATAATAAAGTTATTGAAACAACTTCTGCTTTAAAAGAGGAGTATTTGATTGATGCATTTACAAAAGTTAAAGATATGCGTCTTAAAAATGTTATGGTTCATGGAACTTCTAATATGTATACTTCCTTTGAAAAGTTCATGAAAATGGCTGATTTAAATAATAATTCTTATGTGATAATTTTATCTGATTGTAGAGATTGGGCAGGACCTAAAGTAAGGGGAGTTCCAGCTAGTGTTGAATTAGTTGGCGAAATGGTTAGAAATTCTAAAAAAGTAGTAATATTAAATCCTGAAGATAGAAATAAATGGGATATAGTTGATAGTTGTGTTTCATTATATGAAGATGCTGGAGCTCAAGTATTTGAAGTAAATACTTTGAATCAGTTGGCTCAGTTTGTAGAGCAGATGTAGGTGTATTTATGCAATGTAGTAAATGTGGTAATTCTCAAGTTATTATTAAAAAACAGCAATCAGGACAATATTTATGTAAAGATTGTTTCATTAATTCAATTGAAAAAAAGGTTATTAAAACAGTTAAAAAAGAAAAATTATTAGATAAAGGTGATAAAGTTTTAGTTGCACTTTCCGGAGGTAAAGATAGTGTGACAACTTTGGAAATTCTAAACAGTTTTCGTGAAAGAAATATTATAGATATCTGTGCAGTGACAGTTGATGAAGGAATTGATAATTATCGTCAGGATGGTGTAGATATAGCTATTAATCATGCAAAACGTTTGGGTATTAAACATAAAGTAGTTTCTCTTAAAGAAGAATATGGTATAACTTTAGATGAGATAATGCAAAGAAAAAACCATATTGGGTCATGTAGTTATTGTGGTGTTTTTAGAAGAACTATAATAAATAAAGCAGCCCGTGAAATGGGAGCTACAAAAATCGCTACTGGTCATAATTTAGATGATGAAGTTCAGGCTATCATGATGAATTATCTTGAGGGAAATACTGATAATTTAACTAAACTTGGAGCAAAAACATCTTCAAAAGCTAAAGAATTCACAGTTAAAATAAAACCTTTAAGGGAAATTCCTGAAAGAGAAATTGGATTATATGTAGTTGCAAAAGAATTGGATGTTCATTTTGATAGTTGTCCTTATGCACAGCAATCTTTTAGAGGTGAAGTTTCAGATTTAATAAATAAACTTTCTGAAAAACATCCTACAATAAAATACTCTACACTTAGAGGTTATGATAAAATTAAAGAGATTATTGGTGATGGATTTAAAAAAGAATATCCTCAGTCAAGATGTGAAAGATGTGGTGAACCATCAGCAAATAGATTATGTAAAGCATGTACATTTTTAGAAGAATTAGGGAAATGATATTATGACATTCACATTAAAATTTAAAGATATTGATGAAAAAAGAAGCATACCAAAAGAAAATTACACAATTAAAGATTTATTGAATGATTTGGAATTATCTTCACAAACTATTGTTCCAAAACAAAATGGGGAATTAGTTATTGAAGAAACAGAAATTCAAGATGATGATGAAATACAGTTAGTTCAAATTATTTATGGTGGTTAAGTGAAAATTAACTATGAATGTGGAGCTTGTTTTTTAAGACAAGCTAAAGAAGCTATGGATTTAGCTACTGATGATGAGGATGTTAAAATAGAACTTATGAATGATATA from uncultured Methanobrevibacter sp. includes the following:
- a CDS encoding VWA domain-containing protein, with product MIDKVAELSHQLRDVGLPVSIRSTQSATQIYMELGENDRNLLKTALRAVYVKDKYDIPKFNKIFENVFKKEVKRKETLDIEKKGKAYEGRGPKSNKYIIKRQGNISNKIKKEKIDNEKLKQLSGQPLLDEVQKLERDGELLNKDLTKLNKFDPRMLEICQRLGRKIANKRSRRKIRTNSNKIDIRRTIRTNMKYGGVPFELIKAKPRPHKNEHLFLNDISGSCEWISSWFFMLMFSAQTAFKNSRTFEFDNKVIETTSALKEEYLIDAFTKVKDMRLKNVMVHGTSNMYTSFEKFMKMADLNNNSYVIILSDCRDWAGPKVRGVPASVELVGEMVRNSKKVVILNPEDRNKWDIVDSCVSLYEDAGAQVFEVNTLNQLAQFVEQM
- a CDS encoding MoxR family ATPase translates to MQIDDLSVKKIDKILLNENYVPDNEISTTLYLSFLLGKPMLIEGPPGVGKTELAKVIATAFDRDFFRIQCYEGITFEQIVGEWNYQKQLLHLEAAKNDSNNEEKIFHEDFFIRRPLLNAFLNEKDSILLIDEIDKADEEVESFLLQALGEQEITINDLGTFQLSNDLIVILTSNSQRSLLDETKDRCLFLYIPYPSVEREIEIVKSRLPEADDHTVSKIVKIVHDIRNLNLMKKPSVRGTVDWVKSVSNLGTKNFNKSLEDSIGVAIKTESDKKRVLKDVIHKKY
- the porB gene encoding pyruvate synthase subunit PorB; the encoded protein is MEISDKEYLAPGHRGCAGCGASIGVRLALNALGKNTVAISATGCLEVMTSPYPETAWEIPWMHVAFENAGAVASGVESALRIQGKDDVNVIAFGGDGGTVDIGLQSLSGAMERGHNLTYICYDNEAYMNTGIQRSGATPYGASTTTSPKGSASFGEDKPKKDMPMIMAAHGIPYVATASIAYPEDYVKKVKKAAEIDGPAYIHLHQPCTTGWGFSSEKTIEMGRLAVETGSWVLYEIENGEFNITYRPDERKPVKDYLAPQKRFKHLNDEHIEKIQKYVDKSCEELGL
- the porD gene encoding pyruvate synthase subunit PorD produces the protein MVAIGCVIKTPGSSKNNKTGSWRTFKPILDKRKCIDCDNCIIFCPDSSVNKEHDINYDYCKGCGICANECPADAIEMVKE
- a CDS encoding pyruvate ferredoxin oxidoreductase subunit gamma produces the protein MIEIRFHGRGGQGSVTAAEILAKAAFKDGKYVQSFPFFGVERRGAPVMAFTRIDDKPIDIRYQVYNPDYVLVLDDGLMSVVDVFSGIKENTEVIINIAEEFKGSGEHPVHSIDATGIALDLLGRNIVNTIILGYFAKKTNIVSIESLIEVIKETFPGKVGELNAKATQKAYEMG
- a CDS encoding TIGR00269 family protein; its protein translation is MQCSKCGNSQVIIKKQQSGQYLCKDCFINSIEKKVIKTVKKEKLLDKGDKVLVALSGGKDSVTTLEILNSFRERNIIDICAVTVDEGIDNYRQDGVDIAINHAKRLGIKHKVVSLKEEYGITLDEIMQRKNHIGSCSYCGVFRRTIINKAAREMGATKIATGHNLDDEVQAIMMNYLEGNTDNLTKLGAKTSSKAKEFTVKIKPLREIPEREIGLYVVAKELDVHFDSCPYAQQSFRGEVSDLINKLSEKHPTIKYSTLRGYDKIKEIIGDGFKKEYPQSRCERCGEPSANRLCKACTFLEELGK
- a CDS encoding dihydropteroate synthase-like protein, producing MKVLIITGNLAYPLIKNVVANANVEVIIHVADKTQVAAFLTPRIIIDEIKTNFADQLDKIDLILVPGLIKKGTREITKELGIPTFKGSTDGADLAMVLNLLDKIELSEDKPADKLIEEEKRNEALKFIEDFENDENTIKELLKKPNNIMVGNLPVGEDFPMRVLSEIANAPFLSKEALIHKCQYFVDSGADMIDIGMAAGEDFSNKVPELIDTLRPIVGDRPLSIDTLNTKEIEVAAKHGIDLVLSLDLGNNSKVIDVLKETNTPAVLLPTNFSKGFTPKSPDERVQAMNQLIEETEGINYVADLILDPVNSSSIVESIMACFEFHKTNKAPMFFGVGNVTELMDADSGGVNVLLAGIGMELGVSILFTPEESGKTRGSVYELSTASKMMFLAKHRHSIPKDLGINLVAFKDKHKRLDIIENETDGVPEVKQNEPMKFVRDKAGSFKINVDYGTTVKASRIIATHFKKNKADLVIVGNSAKEIYEEIINKKLVTRMEHAAYLGSELQKAQIAMITGKEYVQDFELFKNPDEFRN
- the porA gene encoding pyruvate synthase subunit PorA, with amino-acid sequence MTKEVMTANKAVAEAVRLAKPQVIPVYPITPQTTISEYLAQYVADEKIEAKYIKVESEHSAISASVGASSAGVRVFTATSSQGLMLMHEILFAAAGMRTPIVLADANRAISAPLNIWNDQQDSIAQRDAGWLQIYVESAQEALDTTLMAYKISENYDVLLPSMVCLDGFILTHTVEPVEIPSQEDVDKFLPPYVPKHAFLDPNEPMSIGTLADPDYYLEARHDMQVAMENSIPVIEETCKEFAEIFGREYGLIDTYKTDDADIIFVAMGSMCSTLRVMVDELRNKGEKVGLLKVRAYRPFPVEAIDEAVKNASKLAVLDKNVTFGIGGALYTDIKAKIHKEAYGFIIGLGGRDITPESILEVYEKTKNPEKEVSWIGLKEE
- a CDS encoding MoaD/ThiS family protein, producing the protein MTFTLKFKDIDEKRSIPKENYTIKDLLNDLELSSQTIVPKQNGELVIEETEIQDDDEIQLVQIIYGG